One stretch of Aminivibrio pyruvatiphilus DNA includes these proteins:
- a CDS encoding helix-turn-helix transcriptional regulator: MHEWRRQIQIIVDEIDECIKNHNDEALTLRRLSCRLGYSEFHTTRKFKEISGMQFREYLRRRKLAFALKEVRDSEKSLLDIAFDYGFSSHEAFTRAFKGTYDVAPGEYRKNPRPVVLRTKINPFDRYFLGLGEIGMMKSTDDVKIYCVTIPAHKFLHIKNYESNGYWDFWQKQSRIPGQDCETICGFLDSIRGKLDDEGGSEPDSGSGQIMAYINDPDGRLCDWGIPRTECYGARLPLHYQGEVPPQMLLIDVPEAEYIVFEHGPFDYEQENRSVEEKIEKTMATFDYAGAGYRLDTTPGRITYFYHNPGRFFKYIRPVRR; the protein is encoded by the coding sequence ATGCACGAGTGGCGGCGGCAAATTCAAATAATCGTTGATGAAATCGATGAATGCATTAAAAACCATAATGACGAAGCCTTGACGCTGCGCCGTCTTTCATGCAGATTGGGGTATTCCGAATTCCACACAACGAGGAAATTCAAAGAGATATCGGGAATGCAGTTTCGGGAGTATCTGCGACGGAGAAAACTGGCCTTCGCGCTCAAAGAGGTTCGGGACAGCGAAAAAAGCCTTTTGGATATCGCTTTCGATTACGGCTTCTCCTCGCACGAAGCGTTTACCAGAGCGTTCAAAGGAACATACGATGTCGCTCCGGGCGAATACCGGAAAAACCCCAGGCCCGTTGTCCTTCGCACAAAAATCAACCCTTTCGACCGCTACTTTTTAGGACTGGGAGAGATCGGCATGATGAAATCCACGGACGATGTAAAAATCTACTGTGTCACCATTCCCGCGCATAAGTTCCTGCACATTAAAAACTATGAGAGCAACGGCTATTGGGATTTTTGGCAAAAACAAAGCCGTATTCCGGGACAGGACTGCGAAACCATCTGCGGCTTTCTCGACAGCATCAGGGGCAAACTGGACGACGAGGGCGGCAGCGAGCCCGACAGCGGCAGCGGCCAGATTATGGCGTACATCAATGACCCGGACGGCAGACTCTGCGATTGGGGCATTCCGCGAACGGAGTGTTACGGTGCGCGCCTTCCTCTCCACTATCAGGGAGAAGTGCCGCCGCAAATGCTTCTGATTGATGTTCCCGAGGCAGAGTATATTGTTTTTGAACATGGACCGTTCGATTATGAGCAGGAAAATCGGAGCGTGGAGGAAAAGATCGAAAAAACGATGGCGACGTTCGATTATGCGGGCGCCGGGTACCGACTTGACACTACCCCGGGAAGAATAACCTACTTTTACCATAACCCGGGCCGGTTTTTTAAGTATATCAGGCCGGTGCGGAGGTAA